One genomic segment of Mycolicibacterium chubuense NBB4 includes these proteins:
- a CDS encoding DUF5078 domain-containing protein: MTGLLGRAGRVGVVLAAAASAYLSVAAPASADATDDYPIPHRMIITQCDTEQYMAAARDTSPVYFERYMIDRSNRPADVQQMAFDRIHWFFSLDPVARRQYSEDTATNVFYEQTATRWGNWAKLFFNNKGVVAHATDVCMNYPKGDMSVWNWPVR; this comes from the coding sequence ATGACAGGACTGTTGGGTCGCGCGGGCCGGGTGGGGGTCGTTCTGGCTGCGGCGGCATCGGCATACCTGAGCGTGGCAGCGCCGGCATCGGCCGACGCGACCGACGACTACCCGATCCCGCACCGGATGATCATCACCCAGTGCGACACCGAGCAGTACATGGCGGCCGCCAGGGACACCAGCCCGGTCTACTTCGAGCGCTACATGATCGACCGGAGCAACCGCCCGGCCGATGTGCAGCAGATGGCTTTCGACCGCATCCACTGGTTCTTCTCGCTCGACCCGGTGGCGCGCCGGCAGTACTCCGAGGACACCGCGACCAACGTCTTCTACGAGCAGACGGCGACCCGCTGGGGCAACTGGGCGAAACTCTTCTTCAACAACAAGGGCGTAGTCGCGCATGCCACCGACGTCTGCATGAACTACCCCAAGGGTGACATGTCCGTCTGGAACTGGCCGGTCAGGTAA
- a CDS encoding sensor domain-containing protein codes for MRQSMSALAGICLLLAGCGNAMSNAESPAPTRTMIPRPLVERELAGLLLSPEQTAAAVGAPAMMVTEQQTTMSDNSETMAPPECLAIDGAAESVTYANSGYTAERDQSLKDGNDFKHYAKQAVVLFPYLEKATEFFETSVQQWSACHEYTHTQTETHWTVGKITNENKTLATIATQQDSAAPGWGCGRTLAQRNNVIIDVNTCSANPADSAVKIADQIGANVLAKW; via the coding sequence ATGCGACAGTCGATGTCCGCGCTCGCAGGCATCTGCCTTCTGCTCGCGGGGTGCGGCAACGCGATGAGCAATGCCGAGTCTCCGGCACCGACCCGAACCATGATCCCGCGCCCGCTCGTGGAGCGCGAACTCGCCGGATTGCTGCTCAGCCCCGAACAGACGGCGGCCGCTGTCGGGGCCCCCGCGATGATGGTCACCGAGCAGCAGACGACGATGTCCGACAACAGCGAGACGATGGCGCCGCCCGAATGCCTGGCGATCGACGGGGCGGCGGAGTCGGTGACCTACGCCAACAGCGGCTATACGGCCGAACGCGATCAGAGCCTCAAGGACGGGAACGACTTCAAGCACTACGCCAAGCAGGCCGTGGTGCTGTTCCCCTACCTGGAGAAGGCCACCGAGTTCTTCGAGACATCGGTTCAGCAGTGGTCGGCGTGCCACGAGTACACGCACACCCAGACTGAGACGCACTGGACGGTCGGAAAGATCACCAACGAGAACAAGACGCTCGCCACGATTGCGACGCAACAGGATTCAGCCGCCCCCGGGTGGGGGTGCGGACGCACCCTGGCGCAGCGGAACAACGTCATCATCGACGTCAACACCTGCAGCGCCAATCCCGCCGACTCGGCGGTGAAGATCGCGGACCAAATCGGCGCCAACGTCCTGGCCAAGTGGTAA